A stretch of the Dyella telluris genome encodes the following:
- a CDS encoding glycosyltransferase family 4 protein yields the protein MKLLYTNFHYGDGGGHTTYIRELAAALASRHEVHVAVPPGSRLNREARALPGVFVLDQPFPNGLNKWKQRRRARAQLAAYLKEQNFDIVHVNGSADHRLVLSAMPPKRPALVWTKHNSKPVRGIGAALRARRTDLVIAVCEYTRRELLHTAYRHCRLETVYNGVDIERWSPWTAAAARAERARWDGGDSEVLLLGSNAGTASYKGWMDLMEALPLLPDEIRRRVRVLIAGVPPKAEELERVEALGVAGQVVFPGVLSDPRGMVASMDAGFVLSYDVETISFACREMMAMGKPVLLTRYAGLPENIREGDDGWLVPVRDPQAIAAAVTMLVGQRDALPGMGLAARAHAEREFGLPVFVGRTEEVYERLLASR from the coding sequence ATGAAGCTGCTCTACACCAATTTCCACTACGGTGACGGCGGTGGTCATACCACCTACATCCGCGAACTCGCCGCGGCGCTGGCTTCGCGCCATGAAGTGCACGTGGCCGTGCCGCCGGGCAGTCGCCTCAATCGCGAGGCGCGCGCCCTGCCCGGAGTATTCGTGCTGGACCAGCCGTTTCCCAATGGCCTGAACAAGTGGAAGCAGCGTCGTCGTGCGCGCGCGCAGCTGGCGGCCTACCTGAAAGAGCAGAATTTCGACATCGTCCACGTCAACGGTTCCGCCGATCACCGCCTGGTGTTGTCGGCCATGCCGCCGAAACGGCCAGCGCTGGTGTGGACCAAGCACAACTCCAAGCCCGTGCGCGGCATCGGCGCCGCGCTGCGTGCCCGCCGCACGGATCTGGTCATTGCCGTGTGCGAATACACGCGCCGCGAGCTGCTGCACACCGCCTATCGGCATTGCCGCCTGGAAACCGTCTACAACGGCGTCGACATCGAGCGCTGGTCGCCATGGACGGCTGCCGCCGCCAGGGCCGAACGGGCGCGCTGGGACGGTGGCGACAGCGAGGTGTTGTTGTTGGGCAGCAACGCTGGAACAGCCAGCTACAAGGGCTGGATGGACCTGATGGAAGCGCTGCCCTTGCTTCCCGACGAGATTCGCCGCCGCGTGCGCGTGCTTATCGCCGGCGTGCCGCCCAAGGCCGAGGAGCTCGAGCGCGTCGAGGCGCTCGGCGTGGCCGGCCAGGTGGTGTTTCCTGGCGTGTTGAGTGACCCGCGCGGCATGGTGGCATCGATGGATGCGGGTTTCGTGCTGTCCTACGACGTGGAGACGATCTCCTTCGCCTGCCGGGAGATGATGGCGATGGGCAAGCCCGTGCTGCTTACCCGTTACGCAGGTTTGCCCGAGAACATCCGGGAGGGTGACGACGGGTGGCTGGTGCCGGTGCGCGATCCGCAGGCCATTGCTGCGGCGGTAACGATGCTGGTTGGGCAGAGGGATGCATTGCCGGGGATGGGGTTGGCGGCACGGGCGCATGCGGAGAGGGAGTTTGGGTTGCCGGTGTTTGTGGGGAGGACGGAAGAGGTGTACGAGAGGTTGTTGGCGTCGCGGTAG
- a CDS encoding glycosyltransferase family 2 protein — protein MKVSLIVLTYNWPQALEKVLLGIAAQTCPPDEVLVADDGSGPETAAVIARLAADFPVPLRHLWHEDKGFRAARARNRGIAASRGDYVILLDGDMLVEPHFVADHLMLAERGYFLQGGRIKATPEESQRLLAGKAPVFAPWSAARFDEFDGTRRLYAFRAPLLARWKSRSRNGGRVMSCNMSFWRDDLLRVNGFDERMEGYGAEDRELAARLENTGLKRRALKWAALAVHLWHNSRSPPDVDDMSLPNNRLFHATRTQGITGCERGVNQHVDLLDDESRPA, from the coding sequence ATGAAAGTCTCGTTGATCGTCCTCACCTACAACTGGCCGCAGGCCCTGGAGAAGGTGTTGCTCGGTATTGCCGCGCAAACCTGCCCGCCCGACGAAGTGTTGGTCGCGGACGATGGTTCCGGTCCGGAAACAGCGGCCGTCATTGCCCGGCTTGCCGCGGATTTCCCCGTGCCGCTGCGCCACCTGTGGCATGAAGACAAGGGTTTTCGCGCCGCGCGGGCACGCAATCGCGGCATTGCTGCCAGTCGCGGCGACTACGTGATCCTGCTCGACGGCGACATGCTGGTGGAGCCCCATTTTGTGGCCGATCACCTGATGCTGGCCGAGCGCGGCTACTTCCTGCAGGGCGGGCGCATCAAGGCCACGCCGGAGGAGTCGCAACGATTGCTGGCAGGCAAGGCGCCGGTCTTCGCGCCCTGGTCCGCCGCCCGATTCGACGAGTTCGACGGCACCCGCCGGCTGTATGCATTCCGCGCGCCCTTGCTTGCGCGCTGGAAGTCCCGTTCGCGCAACGGCGGGCGCGTGATGAGCTGCAACATGAGCTTCTGGCGCGATGACCTGCTGCGCGTGAATGGCTTCGACGAACGCATGGAAGGCTACGGCGCCGAGGATCGCGAGCTGGCCGCGCGACTGGAGAACACCGGCCTGAAGCGTCGCGCGCTGAAATGGGCGGCGTTGGCCGTGCACCTGTGGCACAACTCGCGTTCACCGCCGGACGTGGATGACATGAGCCTGCCGAACAACCGCCTGTTCCACGCGACCCGCACGCAGGGCATCACCGGGTGCGAGCGCGGCGTGAACCAGCATGTCGACCTGCTCGACGACGAGTCGCGCCCGGCATGA
- a CDS encoding O-antigen ligase family protein encodes MSDAHQDDLPAAVTLAGDGSLTRWLQRAVVVGVIWLILGMAIMPAGVSFNPGRLYQRVLGFTLYLPALLLLLTRPSRALDFWRQSLVPWVLLLMAWGLLSLLWAHTARPADEAGHNVSILLFLFGWQQVFSRNEALIRRVLVGCSLAMALVAVVAITMNALHGQPDGRLVGFGVMANANLAAGAMGAALLWLWPWRFDDRRLLIAKWAAISILGFFVLMTLTRSALAALFFALVLMVLSRGGRRAWWYAGIVVALGVVAALAGAQFLMARGLSLRPEIFAQSMRLFQAHPWLGLGEGTPFRFSAGGEVMTHAHNMYSQLAIELGLPGLVLWTGIWLTLGWRGWCCRREPLGAIVLGLWAFGTVLVQFDLPHLIDSPRPGWLITWLPLALGMSLAYRPDRGNANAA; translated from the coding sequence ATGAGCGACGCACATCAGGACGATCTCCCGGCAGCCGTGACGCTGGCCGGGGATGGCTCCCTCACGCGCTGGCTTCAGCGCGCCGTGGTGGTCGGCGTCATCTGGCTGATCCTCGGCATGGCCATCATGCCGGCGGGCGTGTCGTTCAACCCGGGCAGGCTTTACCAGCGCGTGCTGGGGTTCACCCTGTATCTGCCCGCCTTGCTGCTGTTGCTCACCCGGCCGTCGCGCGCGCTGGATTTCTGGCGTCAGTCGCTGGTGCCCTGGGTGCTCCTGCTGATGGCCTGGGGCCTGTTGAGCCTGCTCTGGGCCCACACGGCGCGACCCGCGGACGAAGCCGGCCACAACGTCAGCATTCTGCTGTTCCTGTTCGGCTGGCAGCAGGTGTTCAGTCGCAACGAGGCGCTGATCCGGCGCGTGCTGGTCGGGTGCAGCCTTGCCATGGCGCTGGTCGCGGTGGTGGCGATCACGATGAACGCGCTGCATGGCCAGCCGGATGGACGGCTGGTGGGCTTCGGCGTCATGGCCAATGCCAACCTGGCCGCTGGCGCCATGGGCGCAGCCCTGCTGTGGCTGTGGCCATGGCGCTTCGACGATCGTCGCCTGCTCATCGCCAAATGGGCGGCTATTTCGATTCTGGGCTTTTTCGTGCTGATGACGTTGACGCGCAGTGCGCTGGCCGCCCTGTTCTTCGCCCTGGTGCTTATGGTGCTGAGCCGTGGTGGCCGCCGGGCCTGGTGGTACGCCGGTATCGTGGTGGCGCTGGGCGTGGTCGCGGCACTGGCGGGGGCGCAGTTCCTGATGGCGCGCGGCCTGTCGTTGCGGCCGGAAATCTTCGCCCAGTCCATGCGCCTGTTCCAGGCGCATCCGTGGCTGGGCCTGGGTGAAGGCACGCCCTTCCGGTTCTCTGCCGGCGGCGAAGTGATGACCCACGCCCACAACATGTACAGTCAGCTGGCGATCGAGCTGGGTCTTCCCGGCCTGGTGCTCTGGACCGGCATCTGGCTCACGCTGGGTTGGCGCGGCTGGTGTTGCCGCCGCGAGCCGCTGGGCGCGATCGTGCTGGGCCTGTGGGCGTTCGGCACGGTGCTGGTGCAGTTCGACCTGCCCCATCTGATCGACAGCCCGCGTCCCGGCTGGCTGATCACCTGGCTGCCGCTGGCGCTGGGCATGTCGCTGGCATACCGGCCTGACAGGGGTAACGCGAACGCCGCATGA
- a CDS encoding glycosyltransferase family 2 protein produces MPNPSPTTVSLLVSTYNWKEALALVLRSVAQQSRLPDEVIVVDDGSREDTAALLQAIARTFPVPLRHVWQPDEGFRKARILNRGIAAARGDYVVQVDGDMVLHRHFVADHLSLAHPGLFLQGTRIRTTVAETARLIGGGKPRFSWFTDAYFRDDKDRSTYHFGRRHHTLRLPWLARLKSRSSGHPMGCNVSFWREDLLNVNGYDERMHGYGSEDLEIDIRLQNAGLRRSQIKFAALALHLEHRSVSPPDPADPDLPNNRLLYASRDARLIRTEHGLDAHLADFTQPPADLREQSVRAE; encoded by the coding sequence ATGCCCAACCCTTCTCCGACCACCGTTTCGCTGCTGGTCTCCACCTACAACTGGAAAGAGGCCCTTGCGCTGGTCCTGCGCAGCGTGGCCCAGCAGAGCCGCCTGCCCGACGAGGTCATCGTGGTGGACGACGGCTCCCGCGAGGACACGGCGGCCCTGTTGCAGGCCATCGCCCGCACGTTCCCGGTGCCGCTGCGCCACGTGTGGCAGCCGGATGAAGGGTTCCGCAAGGCGCGCATCCTCAATCGAGGCATTGCCGCGGCGCGTGGCGACTATGTCGTCCAGGTGGATGGCGACATGGTGCTGCACCGGCATTTCGTGGCGGACCACCTGAGCCTGGCTCACCCTGGCCTGTTCCTGCAGGGCACGCGCATCCGCACCACCGTGGCGGAGACCGCGCGCCTGATCGGTGGTGGCAAGCCGCGCTTCAGCTGGTTCACCGACGCCTACTTCCGTGACGACAAGGACCGCAGTACCTATCACTTCGGTCGTCGCCACCACACCTTGCGGCTGCCCTGGCTGGCGCGGCTGAAGTCGCGCTCCAGCGGCCATCCGATGGGCTGCAACGTGAGCTTCTGGCGCGAAGACCTGCTCAACGTCAACGGTTATGACGAGCGCATGCACGGCTACGGCAGCGAAGACCTGGAAATCGACATCCGCCTGCAGAACGCCGGCCTGCGTCGCAGCCAGATCAAGTTCGCCGCGCTGGCCCTGCATCTGGAACACCGCAGCGTGTCTCCGCCCGACCCGGCCGATCCGGACCTGCCGAACAACCGACTGTTGTATGCCAGCCGTGACGCGCGACTGATCCGCACCGAGCATGGCCTGGATGCGCATCTCGCCGACTTCACCCAGCCGCCGGCAGACTTGCGTGAGCAGTCGGTGAGGGCGGAATGA
- a CDS encoding glycosyltransferase family 2 protein, whose product MTMLPITLVVITHNEADNIARCLDSVPFAAEKLVVDSGSSDDTVAIAQAHGARVVHQDWLGFGPQRNAAAILCSHDWILALDADESLSPELARELEQTLPALMAGKAPAAILRRRTIFMGQPMRWYRPSVGEKMARVYHRGRARWSDARVHESLRFEGTVPTLRAHFNHINNPTLVHKQLKVLRYSELKCKDWLDKGRSERMWQAPFVYWLTFMKDYVVRLGALDGWRGFIVAHTAASYALYKRMRYFEMRHNAESVRLAEAALLRHGIER is encoded by the coding sequence ATGACCATGCTTCCGATCACCCTGGTAGTCATTACCCACAACGAAGCCGACAACATCGCGCGCTGTCTCGACAGCGTGCCGTTTGCGGCCGAGAAGCTCGTGGTCGACAGCGGCAGCTCCGACGATACGGTGGCCATTGCCCAGGCGCATGGCGCCCGCGTGGTGCACCAGGACTGGCTGGGCTTCGGCCCCCAGCGCAACGCCGCAGCCATCCTGTGTTCGCACGACTGGATCCTGGCACTGGACGCGGACGAGAGCCTGAGCCCCGAGCTGGCCCGGGAACTGGAACAGACCCTGCCCGCGCTGATGGCCGGCAAGGCTCCTGCCGCCATCCTGCGTCGGCGGACCATCTTCATGGGCCAGCCCATGCGCTGGTACCGGCCTTCCGTGGGCGAAAAGATGGCGCGCGTCTACCACCGCGGCCGCGCCCGCTGGTCCGATGCCCGCGTGCACGAATCGCTGCGCTTCGAAGGCACGGTGCCCACCCTGCGCGCGCACTTCAACCACATCAACAACCCCACGCTGGTGCACAAGCAGCTGAAGGTGTTGCGCTATTCCGAACTCAAGTGCAAGGACTGGCTGGACAAGGGCAGGTCCGAGCGCATGTGGCAGGCACCCTTCGTGTACTGGCTGACCTTCATGAAGGACTACGTCGTGCGTCTGGGCGCGCTGGACGGCTGGCGCGGCTTCATCGTCGCGCATACCGCGGCGAGCTACGCACTGTACAAGCGCATGCGTTACTTCGAGATGCGCCACAATGCCGAATCTGTGCGGCTTGCCGAAGCCGCTCTTCTACGTCACGGCATTGAACGTTGA
- a CDS encoding CDP-glycerol glycerophosphotransferase family protein, translating into MSKQHYLLYGSERYALAILRPVQDAIRARGDEAAWFFDGPGAEDLVEGERLLTVAEVRAWKPRAVITSSNAVPHFFPGVKVETFHGFDAGKPRHIYVRGFFDLYCTTGPRDTAQFKAIAERTGHFSVVETGFPKIDPFMKEISGPLPPVRQPPVILYHSTFSPSWSAAETLYEEVKRLSRDGRWRWIVTFHPKMNPETVAKYKALQNEYLTFAENDNILELFPQVDLMCSDTSSALNEFLLTGKPVVTFKNRRPGPQLIDIDEAAQFEPAIERALARPPELMQAIREYGDAIHPYRDGQSSERILKAIDDFIASGGRNRRRKPWNIWRKLKIRRRIGYWGPAGY; encoded by the coding sequence ATGAGTAAGCAGCACTACCTTCTTTACGGCTCCGAACGCTACGCGCTGGCCATTCTCCGCCCGGTGCAGGACGCCATCCGCGCCCGCGGCGACGAAGCCGCCTGGTTCTTCGATGGCCCGGGTGCTGAAGACCTGGTGGAAGGCGAGCGGTTGCTCACCGTGGCGGAAGTGCGCGCGTGGAAGCCACGTGCCGTCATCACCTCCAGCAACGCCGTGCCGCACTTCTTTCCCGGCGTGAAAGTGGAAACTTTCCACGGTTTCGACGCGGGCAAGCCCCGGCACATCTATGTGCGCGGCTTCTTCGACCTGTACTGCACCACCGGTCCGCGCGACACGGCGCAGTTCAAGGCCATTGCCGAGCGCACAGGGCATTTCTCGGTGGTGGAAACGGGCTTTCCGAAGATCGATCCCTTCATGAAGGAGATCAGCGGGCCGCTCCCGCCCGTACGCCAGCCGCCCGTGATCCTTTACCACTCCACGTTTTCGCCTTCCTGGAGCGCGGCCGAAACGCTGTACGAGGAAGTGAAGCGCCTCTCGCGCGACGGTCGCTGGCGCTGGATCGTCACCTTTCATCCGAAGATGAATCCGGAGACGGTGGCCAAGTACAAGGCGCTGCAGAACGAGTACCTGACGTTCGCCGAGAACGACAACATCCTCGAACTGTTCCCGCAGGTCGACCTGATGTGTTCGGATACCTCCTCGGCGCTCAACGAGTTCCTGCTCACCGGCAAGCCGGTGGTGACGTTCAAGAACCGCCGGCCAGGCCCGCAGCTGATCGACATCGACGAGGCGGCGCAGTTCGAGCCGGCCATCGAGCGCGCGCTGGCACGGCCGCCGGAGCTGATGCAGGCCATCCGCGAGTATGGCGACGCCATTCACCCCTATCGCGACGGCCAATCAAGCGAACGCATCCTGAAGGCCATTGACGATTTCATCGCCTCCGGCGGCCGCAACCGTCGCCGTAAGCCTTGGAATATCTGGCGAAAATTGAAAATCCGCCGCCGCATCGGCTACTGGGGCCCGGCCGGCTACTGA
- a CDS encoding ArnT family glycosyltransferase, which produces MAPSSYSRSEHLRSLWPWLPLWALVALLAIFSHGPMPLYSTRTLAVAWEMFNHHDWLVPHINGAPYSEKVPLLFWLIHAGWFVFGVNDVWPRVLEVIFGGAQLVLVSVLAQRLFPNRPWVAKGAPWILLALGYAFLFGLQIMYEVLLAVWVLAALLCLTPKPQRAEPRWVLFGVCVGLGLLTKGPVMLLHVAFPFVLGPLWNDWARDNRVRWYGRGVLALLLGGAMLLAWALPAGFAGGEAYRQRLFFTQTAGRVVNAFDHARPFWWYVPMIPALLFPFSGWPRAWAALVTLRRPLDAGLRFALCWLVPVMVVFSFISGKQLYYPLPEFAGAALLVAGAIAVLRDQRPALASNPWLGTWPLGVGGILFGIFLFVLPMLVAHNELHGEWFDTTQRYSRFFSVVFVLLGALLLLRGRGELRRLAFAGLVGTLALNTLFTLTMWQNFDLRPSAQLLGAADAEHRPIGILGNYEGQFHFAGRLTQSIERLYEGQSLQTFAQAHPDGLVVEHPEKLSNDALRYALLVQPFRSTWVVIWPAKSLSDLRAGRVPPEPAHPTRVYQVDEWRFRALQ; this is translated from the coding sequence GTGGCACCCAGCAGCTATAGCCGCTCCGAACACCTGCGTTCCCTCTGGCCCTGGCTGCCACTGTGGGCGCTGGTCGCCCTGCTGGCGATCTTCTCGCATGGCCCCATGCCGCTGTATTCCACGCGCACCCTCGCGGTGGCGTGGGAGATGTTCAACCATCACGACTGGCTGGTGCCGCACATCAACGGCGCGCCGTACAGCGAGAAAGTCCCGCTGCTGTTCTGGTTGATCCATGCCGGCTGGTTCGTGTTCGGCGTGAACGACGTCTGGCCGCGCGTGCTGGAAGTGATCTTCGGCGGCGCGCAGCTGGTGCTGGTGTCGGTGCTGGCGCAGCGCCTGTTCCCGAACCGCCCGTGGGTGGCCAAGGGCGCACCGTGGATTCTGCTGGCGCTGGGTTATGCCTTCCTGTTCGGCCTGCAGATCATGTACGAGGTGCTGCTGGCCGTATGGGTGCTGGCGGCGCTGCTGTGCCTGACGCCCAAGCCGCAGCGCGCCGAGCCGCGCTGGGTGCTGTTCGGCGTATGCGTGGGCCTGGGCCTGCTCACCAAGGGCCCGGTCATGCTGCTGCACGTGGCCTTCCCGTTCGTGCTCGGCCCGCTGTGGAACGACTGGGCCCGTGACAACCGCGTCCGCTGGTACGGTCGCGGCGTGCTTGCCCTGTTGCTGGGCGGCGCCATGCTGTTGGCCTGGGCGCTGCCGGCGGGCTTCGCCGGTGGCGAGGCCTATCGTCAGCGCCTGTTCTTCACCCAGACCGCCGGCCGCGTGGTGAATGCCTTCGACCACGCCCGCCCGTTCTGGTGGTACGTGCCGATGATCCCGGCGCTGCTGTTCCCCTTCAGCGGCTGGCCGCGCGCCTGGGCGGCGCTGGTCACGCTGCGCCGGCCGCTCGATGCCGGGCTGCGCTTTGCGCTGTGCTGGCTGGTGCCGGTGATGGTGGTGTTCTCCTTCATCAGCGGCAAGCAGCTGTATTACCCGCTGCCTGAATTCGCCGGCGCCGCCCTGCTGGTGGCCGGCGCCATTGCCGTGCTGCGCGACCAGCGGCCGGCGCTGGCCTCCAACCCCTGGCTGGGCACGTGGCCGCTGGGCGTGGGTGGCATCCTGTTCGGCATCTTCCTGTTCGTGCTGCCGATGCTGGTGGCGCACAACGAGCTGCATGGCGAGTGGTTCGACACCACCCAGCGCTACAGCCGCTTCTTCAGCGTGGTCTTCGTGCTGCTTGGCGCGTTGCTGCTGCTGCGTGGTCGCGGCGAGCTGCGCCGGCTGGCCTTTGCCGGCCTGGTCGGCACGCTGGCGCTCAATACGCTGTTCACCCTGACCATGTGGCAGAACTTCGATCTGCGCCCGTCAGCCCAGCTGCTGGGCGCGGCCGATGCGGAACACCGCCCCATCGGCATCCTGGGCAATTACGAAGGACAGTTCCATTTTGCCGGCCGCCTGACCCAGTCCATCGAGCGGCTATACGAAGGCCAGTCGCTGCAGACGTTTGCACAGGCGCATCCGGATGGACTGGTGGTGGAGCACCCGGAAAAGCTGAGCAACGACGCGCTGCGTTACGCCCTGCTGGTGCAACCGTTCCGCTCGACCTGGGTGGTGATCTGGCCGGCGAAGTCGCTGTCGGACCTGCGCGCCGGTCGCGTGCCGCCGGAGCCGGCTCACCCCACGCGGGTCTATCAGGTTGACGAGTGGCGCTTCCGCGCCCTGCAATGA
- a CDS encoding tetratricopeptide repeat protein: protein MNDALIANLRTQCGGPRDGALLRFSLGNALLAAGDATGAIPEFRRAVAFDPGYSAAWKLLGKACLALDDKAGAAEAWQQGIAAAQARGDKQAEKEMTVFLRRLEKQE, encoded by the coding sequence ATGAACGACGCGCTGATCGCCAACTTGCGTACGCAGTGCGGTGGCCCACGCGATGGCGCGCTGCTGCGCTTCTCGCTGGGCAATGCGCTGCTGGCTGCCGGCGATGCGACGGGCGCCATCCCCGAGTTCCGGCGCGCGGTCGCGTTCGACCCCGGCTACTCCGCCGCATGGAAGCTGCTGGGCAAGGCCTGCCTGGCGCTTGATGACAAGGCCGGCGCCGCCGAAGCATGGCAACAAGGCATCGCCGCCGCACAGGCGCGCGGCGACAAGCAGGCCGAGAAAGAGATGACCGTGTTCCTGCGACGGCTGGAAAAACAGGAGTGA
- a CDS encoding lipid A biosynthesis acyltransferase, translating into MRFDITLLYLLLRLLGLLPLRVLHAIGAGIGRLSLALRTGTAHTTSVNLKLVRPSLDAPAHATLLRHVMEDSGRSATEIAKIWGNDPERALDMVREVRGEALFDAALASGKGVIIAAPHLGCWELLNYWLCRKTPMAILYRPPRIAAIEGLLRKVRGALAPEQVRAEGAGVRTLYKRLAAGGTVGILPDQKPRAGEGEVAPFFGQNALTMVLLPRLAARTGATVLFAFAERLPRGEGYRIHLMPAPEGLADADLSLACRALNQGVENCVELAFSQYQWHYKRYSADTWKSPYD; encoded by the coding sequence ATGCGATTCGACATCACCCTCCTCTATCTGCTCCTGCGCCTGCTGGGCTTGCTGCCCCTGCGCGTGCTGCATGCCATCGGCGCAGGCATCGGCCGACTCTCGCTGGCGCTGCGCACCGGCACGGCGCACACCACCTCGGTGAACCTCAAGCTGGTGCGGCCGTCGCTGGACGCGCCCGCGCACGCCACCCTGCTTCGCCACGTGATGGAAGACAGCGGCCGTTCGGCCACCGAGATCGCCAAGATCTGGGGCAACGACCCCGAGCGCGCGCTGGACATGGTGCGCGAGGTGCGCGGCGAAGCGTTGTTCGATGCCGCGCTGGCCTCGGGCAAGGGCGTGATCATCGCCGCGCCGCACCTGGGCTGCTGGGAACTGCTCAACTACTGGCTGTGCCGCAAGACGCCGATGGCCATCCTGTACCGCCCGCCGCGCATCGCCGCCATCGAGGGCCTGCTGCGCAAGGTGCGCGGCGCGCTGGCGCCGGAGCAGGTCCGCGCGGAAGGCGCCGGCGTGCGCACGCTCTACAAGCGGCTGGCGGCCGGCGGCACGGTGGGCATCCTGCCGGATCAGAAACCGCGTGCTGGCGAGGGCGAGGTCGCCCCCTTCTTCGGGCAGAACGCCCTGACCATGGTGCTGCTGCCGCGCCTGGCGGCACGCACCGGGGCAACCGTGCTGTTCGCCTTCGCCGAGCGCCTGCCCCGGGGCGAGGGATACCGCATCCACCTGATGCCCGCGCCGGAAGGACTGGCCGATGCCGATCTGTCCCTTGCCTGCCGTGCCCTCAACCAGGGCGTGGAGAACTGCGTGGAGCTGGCCTTCTCGCAGTACCAGTGGCACTACAAGCGCTACTCGGCGGACACCTGGAAGAGTCCTTACGACTGA
- the dtd gene encoding D-aminoacyl-tRNA deacylase has protein sequence MIALIQRVLSARVDVENTTVGAIGPGLLALVAVQPGDDEPRTRRMLERLLGYRVFPDEQGRMNRSLADSGGELLLVSQFTLAADTRSGMRPSFTRAATPEEGRRWFDRLVELARAAHPRVEIGRFGAHMEVHLVNDGPVTFWLETP, from the coding sequence ATGATCGCCCTGATCCAGCGCGTACTGTCCGCCCGTGTCGACGTTGAAAACACCACCGTGGGTGCCATCGGGCCCGGCCTGCTGGCGCTGGTGGCCGTGCAGCCCGGGGACGACGAACCGCGCACCCGGCGGATGCTGGAGCGGCTGCTGGGGTACCGCGTGTTCCCGGACGAGCAGGGCCGCATGAACCGCTCCCTGGCCGATAGCGGAGGCGAGCTGCTGCTGGTCAGCCAGTTCACCCTGGCCGCCGACACCCGCTCGGGCATGCGACCCAGCTTTACCCGTGCGGCAACCCCCGAGGAAGGGCGCCGCTGGTTCGACCGGCTGGTCGAACTGGCCCGTGCCGCCCACCCGAGGGTGGAAATCGGTCGCTTCGGCGCCCATATGGAAGTGCACCTGGTCAACGATGGCCCGGTCACCTTCTGGTTGGAGACCCCATGA